In a single window of the Arachis hypogaea cultivar Tifrunner chromosome 6, arahy.Tifrunner.gnm2.J5K5, whole genome shotgun sequence genome:
- the LOC112755566 gene encoding lachrymatory-factor synthase — protein sequence MEVESVKNWKGKTSAKLEKAKAEEAWAIVKDFFNLHKWYPTLPTCYGVHGTNGEPGCIRYCAGFGIPSSDSCGSESVSWSKERLVAVDDADRSIKYEMVESNIGFKSYEATVRVIKESDGGCVIQWCFSVEPVQGWVFQDLLIKYHDGLKLMAAKIDAEIAN from the coding sequence atGGAAGTAGAGAGTGTTAAAAACTGGAAAGGAAAAACCTCAGCGAAACTAGAAAAAGCAAAAGCAGAAGAAGCGTGGGCAATAGTGAAGGACTTCTTCAACCTGCATAAATGGTATCCCACACTCCCCACGTGCTATGGTGTCCACGGAACTAACGGTGAGCCCGGCTGCATACGATACTGCGCGGGTTTCGGCATCCCATCATCAGACAGTTGTGGATCTGAGAGCGTGAGCTGGTCAAAGGAGAGGCTGGTGGCTGTTGATGATGCTGACCGGAGTATCAAGTACGAGATGGTAGAAAGCAACATCGGATTCAAGTCGTACGAGGCCACCGTGAGGGTCATTAAAGAAAGTGATGGTGGTTGTGTCATTCAATGGTGTTTTAGTGTCGAACCTGTTCAAGGTTGGGTGTTTCAGGATTTGCTCATCAAGTACCATGACGGCCTCAAGCTTATGGCTGCAAAAATCGACGCTGAGATTGCTAACTAG